TGGTTTGCAGTCACTCTTAACGTTTTTCTTTTTCTCTTTTTCGCCATAGGCTTCATTAGACCGAAGAGGAAATTTGAGTGGCGTTCGATGGGTGTTTTTGCTGGTTTCATTTTTGCGTTGTTTACGGAAATGTATGGTTTTCCCCTTACTATCTATCTTCTTTCAATATGGATGGGTAAGTCTTATCCTGTTCTTGATCCGTTTTCCCATTCGAGTGGGCACTTGGTTCTGGTGTTCTTAGGGTTGGCTCATTCTCACCGAGCGTTAATCATTCTCCATGTGATTAGCAATGGGATAATATTCTTCGGCTTCTATCTTTTGTACAAAGGGTGGAGGTTGATACAACGTGCACAAGGGGAGAAGCTGGTCACAATAGGAGTGCATTCCCGGGTAAGACATCCTCAATACAGCGGTCTATTCCTGGTGACAATCGGATTTCTCATTCAATGGCCGTCCCTGACTACACTGATCATGTGGCCAATACTAATATTTGCCTATTACAGGTTAGCAACAAGAGAGGAAAGGGATTTGGAAAAACAATTTGGTGAGGAATTCGCTGACTACAAGAGAAGAGTTCCAGCTTTTGTGCCTCGTTTAGGAAAATGAGGAGCTTC
This region of candidate division TA06 bacterium genomic DNA includes:
- a CDS encoding isoprenylcysteine carboxylmethyltransferase family protein — encoded protein: MHGEELGGYAYGMWFAVTLNVFLFLFFAIGFIRPKRKFEWRSMGVFAGFIFALFTEMYGFPLTIYLLSIWMGKSYPVLDPFSHSSGHLVLVFLGLAHSHRALIILHVISNGIIFFGFYLLYKGWRLIQRAQGEKLVTIGVHSRVRHPQYSGLFLVTIGFLIQWPSLTTLIMWPILIFAYYRLATREERDLEKQFGEEFADYKRRVPAFVPRLGK